The following are encoded in a window of Sphaerisporangium siamense genomic DNA:
- a CDS encoding ammonium transporter — protein sequence MEIDSGTTAWMIAATALVLLMTPGLAFFYGGMTRAKSVLNMMMMSFASIVTVTIAWVLYGYSLAFTSGGDGILNKFVGGLDAIGLNGVFGSVYEGLLKEPTDNMPSLVFSAFQLTFAIITVALISGAIADRAKFGAWVVFSVVWATVVYFPVAHWVWGGGWLGQLGIEDFAGGTVVHVNAGAAGLALALVLGKRSGWRKDPMRPHNLTLVLLGVGLLWFGWFGFNAGSELAVDQTTGLAFMNTQVATAVAAGAWIVVEKLRDGHSTTLGVASGAVAGLVAITPACGFVDPWAAMVIGAIAGAVCAYAVGLKYRLGFDDSLDVVGVHLVGGAIGAISLGFFAAYPFIEPQAKGLFYGGDLTQLLRQIAGPVVVGVYSFALAWIIGKVIDKTMGFRITQEDEVTGIDITTHAETGYDLGSVHASGVAASVNGPVPAAAKKVQA from the coding sequence ATGGAGATCGATAGCGGCACCACAGCCTGGATGATCGCGGCCACCGCACTGGTGCTGCTCATGACGCCGGGCCTCGCGTTCTTCTACGGCGGTATGACCAGGGCCAAGAGCGTCCTGAACATGATGATGATGTCCTTCGCCAGCATCGTCACGGTGACCATCGCCTGGGTCCTGTACGGCTACTCGCTCGCCTTCACCTCCGGTGGGGACGGGATCCTGAACAAGTTCGTCGGCGGCCTCGACGCGATCGGCCTGAACGGCGTGTTCGGCTCGGTGTACGAGGGCCTGCTCAAGGAGCCCACCGACAACATGCCGAGCCTGGTGTTCTCGGCCTTCCAGCTCACCTTCGCCATCATCACCGTCGCCCTGATCAGCGGCGCCATCGCCGACCGCGCCAAGTTCGGCGCCTGGGTCGTGTTCTCGGTCGTCTGGGCGACGGTCGTCTACTTCCCCGTCGCGCACTGGGTGTGGGGCGGCGGCTGGCTCGGCCAGCTCGGCATCGAGGACTTCGCGGGCGGCACGGTCGTCCACGTCAACGCCGGCGCGGCGGGCCTGGCCCTCGCGCTCGTGCTCGGCAAGCGCAGCGGCTGGCGCAAGGACCCCATGCGCCCGCACAACCTCACGCTGGTGCTGCTCGGCGTCGGTTTGCTGTGGTTCGGCTGGTTCGGCTTCAACGCCGGCTCCGAGCTCGCGGTCGACCAGACCACCGGCCTGGCCTTCATGAACACCCAGGTGGCGACCGCCGTCGCGGCCGGGGCCTGGATCGTGGTCGAGAAGCTGCGTGACGGGCACTCCACCACGCTCGGCGTCGCCTCCGGCGCGGTGGCGGGCCTGGTCGCCATCACCCCGGCCTGCGGCTTCGTCGACCCCTGGGCCGCCATGGTCATCGGCGCCATCGCCGGAGCCGTCTGCGCCTACGCCGTCGGCCTGAAGTACCGGCTCGGCTTCGACGACTCCCTCGACGTGGTCGGCGTCCACCTGGTCGGCGGCGCGATCGGCGCGATCTCGCTCGGCTTCTTCGCCGCCTACCCGTTCATCGAGCCGCAGGCCAAGGGCCTGTTCTACGGCGGTGACCTCACGCAGCTCCTGCGCCAGATCGCCGGTCCCGTCGTCGTCGGCGTCTACTCCTTCGCCCTCGCCTGGATCATCGGGAAGGTCATCGACAAGACCATGGGCTTCCGGATCACCCAGGAGGACGAGGTCACCGGCATCGACATCACCACACACGCCGAGACCGGCTACGACCTCGGCTCCGTTCACGCCTCCGGCGTCGCCGCCTCCGTGAACGGCCCTGTCCCCGCGGCGGCGAAGAAGGTGCAGGCATGA
- a CDS encoding sigma-70 family RNA polymerase sigma factor, which translates to MPTGNRSQEQQGAERDLLGTYLAEIGRVPLLSAEQEVELAKRIEAGLFAEQLLDSGLPEPKASDATDEELERLAVSGQRAKDEFIQANLRLVVAVARKYSGRGMPLIDLVQEGNLGLVRAVEKFDYRRGYKFSTYATWWIRQSVGRAIHEQARPVRLPTHAGEQMTRLMRVRRDMMAEMDAEPTDADLATILDLPIERVRELRRWASDPVSLQLGVGDEDETELGDMIADETWADPEQQALDTLERERLEDWLLGLEGQTREMLRWRYGLVDGREHTLTEVGEKYGIGRDRARRIERDALARLRKLAATAA; encoded by the coding sequence ATGCCGACGGGGAATCGGTCGCAGGAGCAGCAGGGCGCCGAGAGAGATCTGCTCGGCACCTACCTGGCCGAGATCGGGCGAGTGCCGCTTCTCAGCGCGGAGCAGGAGGTCGAGCTCGCCAAGCGCATCGAGGCCGGCCTGTTCGCCGAGCAGCTTCTGGACAGCGGGCTGCCCGAGCCGAAGGCGTCCGACGCCACCGACGAGGAGCTGGAGCGGCTCGCGGTGTCGGGCCAGCGCGCCAAGGACGAGTTCATCCAGGCCAACCTGCGGCTGGTCGTCGCCGTCGCCCGCAAGTACTCCGGGCGGGGCATGCCGCTCATCGACCTGGTCCAGGAGGGGAACCTGGGCCTGGTCAGGGCCGTGGAGAAGTTCGACTACCGCAGGGGCTACAAGTTCTCCACCTACGCCACGTGGTGGATCCGCCAGTCCGTGGGCCGCGCGATCCATGAGCAGGCGAGGCCCGTGCGCCTGCCGACCCACGCGGGCGAGCAGATGACCCGGCTGATGCGCGTGCGGCGTGACATGATGGCCGAGATGGACGCCGAGCCCACCGACGCCGACCTCGCCACCATCCTCGACCTGCCCATCGAGCGGGTTCGCGAGCTGCGCCGCTGGGCCTCCGACCCGGTGTCGCTGCAGCTCGGCGTGGGCGACGAGGACGAGACCGAGCTCGGCGACATGATCGCCGACGAGACCTGGGCCGACCCCGAGCAGCAGGCCCTTGACACGCTGGAGCGCGAGCGCCTGGAGGACTGGCTGCTCGGGCTGGAGGGCCAGACCCGCGAGATGCTGCGCTGGCGCTACGGCCTGGTGGACGGCCGTGAGCACACGCTGACCGAGGTCGGCGAGAAGTACGGCATCGGCCGCGACCGCGCGCGCCGCATCGAGCGCGACGCCCTGGCCCGCCTGCGGAAGCTGGCCGCCACGGCGGCGTAG
- a CDS encoding formimidoylglutamate deiminase produces MSDVTYWCELAWLHPGETVEGVLVRVEGGRFADVTPGVAVPPKGAIRLAGLTLPGLANAHSHVFHRALRGRAQSGAVSFAGWRSRMYAVAARLDPDSYLALARATFAEMALAGITGVGEFHYLHHGEGGRPYADPNAMGHALIEGARDAGVRITLLDACYLTAGIGAPLDGTQLRFGDGDAHRWARRVDDLAGQYSGADDVVIGAAVHSVRACPPEQMPVVADFGRRRAAPLHTQVSERRTENEHCVSTYCATPVQVLYEHGVLGPRTTAVHATHLSDVDVALLGGSATHVCLCPTTERDLADGVGPGRRLRDAGSPVTVGTDSNAVIDLLEEARAVELDERLVTGRRGAWTADELLEAATMVGQSSLGRPDAGFIVPGARADLVSVRLDSVRTAGDGIASAVDRVVFGATASDVHSVVSGGRRVVVEGGHVLGDVGTLLADAIAAVRD; encoded by the coding sequence GTGTCCGACGTCACCTATTGGTGCGAGCTGGCCTGGCTGCACCCCGGTGAGACCGTCGAGGGCGTGCTCGTCCGGGTCGAGGGCGGCAGGTTCGCCGATGTGACGCCCGGCGTCGCCGTGCCTCCGAAGGGGGCGATCCGGCTGGCCGGGCTGACGCTGCCCGGCCTGGCGAACGCCCACTCCCACGTCTTCCACCGGGCCCTGCGCGGCCGGGCGCAGTCCGGCGCGGTGAGCTTCGCGGGCTGGCGCTCGCGCATGTACGCCGTCGCCGCCCGCCTCGACCCCGACTCCTACCTGGCCCTCGCCCGCGCCACCTTCGCTGAGATGGCGCTCGCGGGCATCACCGGCGTCGGCGAGTTCCACTACCTCCACCACGGCGAGGGCGGCCGGCCGTACGCCGACCCGAACGCGATGGGGCACGCGCTGATCGAGGGCGCCAGGGACGCGGGCGTCCGCATCACGCTGCTCGACGCCTGCTACCTCACCGCCGGCATCGGCGCGCCGCTGGACGGCACCCAGCTCCGCTTCGGCGACGGCGACGCGCACCGCTGGGCGCGGCGCGTCGACGACCTGGCCGGGCAGTACTCCGGGGCCGACGACGTCGTGATCGGCGCCGCCGTCCACTCGGTGCGCGCCTGCCCGCCCGAGCAGATGCCCGTGGTCGCCGACTTCGGCCGCCGCAGGGCCGCGCCGCTGCACACCCAGGTCTCCGAGCGGCGCACCGAGAACGAGCACTGCGTGAGCACCTACTGCGCGACGCCCGTGCAGGTCCTGTACGAGCACGGCGTGCTCGGCCCGAGGACGACGGCCGTGCACGCCACCCACCTCAGCGACGTGGACGTGGCCCTGCTCGGCGGGTCGGCCACCCACGTGTGCCTGTGCCCGACCACCGAGCGCGACCTCGCCGACGGCGTCGGCCCCGGGCGCAGGCTGCGCGACGCGGGCTCGCCGGTCACGGTCGGCACCGACAGCAACGCCGTCATCGACCTGCTGGAGGAGGCCAGGGCCGTCGAACTGGACGAGCGCCTGGTCACCGGCAGGCGCGGCGCCTGGACGGCCGACGAGCTGCTGGAGGCGGCCACGATGGTCGGGCAGTCCTCGCTCGGGCGCCCCGACGCGGGCTTCATCGTGCCCGGCGCCCGCGCGGACCTGGTGTCGGTGCGGCTGGACTCCGTCCGCACCGCGGGAGACGGCATCGCCTCGGCCGTGGACCGCGTCGTCTTCGGCGCCACGGCCTCCGACGTCCACTCCGTCGTGTCCGGCGGCAGGCGCGTGGTCGTCGAGGGCGGGCACGTGCTCGGGGACGTCGGCACGCTGCTCGCCGACGCCATCGCCGCCGTCCGCGACTGA
- a CDS encoding SDR family oxidoreductase, which yields MDERPVALVTGGSRGLGAAIARALAPTHALILGGRESTALRAVCDELGARPWAVELTDDRAVAEAVEGIDRLDVLVHSAGVARLGRIADAPPRQWRESFEVNVTAVAGLTRLLLPALRAARGHVVLINSGAGLRANAGWGAYAASKFALRAFADVLRLEEEENGLRVTTVFPGRIATDMQRGVREHEGGAFEPERYLAPASVAGQVLAAVTAPADAHVTEVVIRPASAPGPR from the coding sequence ATGGACGAACGACCTGTCGCGCTGGTCACCGGAGGTTCGCGCGGGCTCGGGGCCGCGATCGCCCGTGCCCTGGCGCCCACGCACGCGTTGATCCTCGGAGGACGCGAGAGCACGGCGCTGCGCGCGGTGTGCGATGAGCTGGGGGCTCGCCCCTGGGCGGTGGAGCTCACCGACGACCGGGCGGTGGCCGAGGCCGTGGAGGGCATCGACCGGCTGGACGTGCTGGTGCACAGCGCGGGCGTGGCCAGGCTCGGGCGGATCGCCGACGCGCCCCCGCGGCAGTGGCGGGAGTCGTTCGAGGTGAACGTCACGGCCGTGGCCGGGCTGACCCGGTTGCTGCTGCCCGCGCTGCGCGCCGCGCGCGGCCACGTCGTGCTGATCAACTCCGGGGCCGGCCTGCGGGCCAACGCGGGCTGGGGGGCGTACGCCGCCTCCAAGTTCGCGCTGCGCGCCTTCGCCGACGTGCTCCGCCTGGAGGAGGAGGAGAACGGCCTGCGCGTCACCACCGTCTTCCCCGGGCGCATCGCCACCGACATGCAGCGCGGCGTGCGCGAGCACGAGGGCGGCGCGTTCGAGCCCGAGCGCTACCTGGCGCCCGCGTCGGTGGCCGGCCAGGTGCTCGCGGCGGTGACCGCGCCCGCCGACGCGCACGTCACCGAGGTGGTGATCCGCCCGGCGTCCGCTCCGGGTCCCCGATGA
- a CDS encoding MurR/RpiR family transcriptional regulator produces the protein MAEGLERLVRGRRLSPVQRRIAHYLSEHLPDAAFLSSVELAERAGVSQPSVTRFAMALGFAGYPEFRHALRPLVVAGDGPPENGQAPREADAGAARLLREVIDGEIRNLTAVRDRLAAGHGPNADGLAYRIEELGTSFAACEPLPVLGLRVSSGLVTTFAYYARRIHPDVRPLVHGGSELTDGLHAARRAGSEWLLAVMLPRYPSEAVHALQYAAKLGFRTAVIADRPDVPFPADVVLPAPVRERVVCDSHAAPLAVAMLLLEAMAEAAPLRTRARLEEYARMTDETNAFLGP, from the coding sequence GTGGCGGAGGGGCTCGAACGGCTGGTGCGGGGAAGGCGGCTGTCCCCGGTCCAACGGCGCATCGCGCACTATCTGAGCGAGCACCTGCCGGACGCGGCCTTCCTGTCGAGCGTCGAGCTCGCCGAGCGCGCGGGGGTGAGCCAGCCGTCGGTGACCCGGTTCGCCATGGCCCTCGGCTTCGCCGGATATCCCGAGTTCCGCCACGCGCTGCGTCCCCTCGTCGTGGCCGGCGACGGCCCGCCGGAGAACGGCCAGGCCCCCCGGGAGGCCGACGCGGGCGCGGCCCGGCTCCTGCGCGAGGTCATCGACGGCGAGATCCGCAACCTGACGGCGGTCCGCGACCGCCTGGCCGCGGGGCACGGCCCGAACGCCGACGGCCTGGCGTACCGGATCGAGGAGCTCGGCACCTCTTTCGCCGCCTGCGAGCCGCTGCCGGTCCTCGGCCTGCGCGTGTCCTCCGGCCTCGTGACGACGTTCGCCTACTACGCGCGGCGCATCCACCCCGACGTCCGGCCGCTCGTACACGGCGGCTCCGAGCTCACCGACGGCCTGCACGCCGCCCGCCGCGCGGGTTCGGAGTGGCTGCTCGCCGTGATGCTGCCCCGCTACCCGTCGGAGGCCGTGCACGCCCTGCAGTACGCCGCCAAGCTGGGCTTCCGCACCGCCGTGATCGCCGACCGGCCGGACGTGCCGTTCCCCGCCGACGTCGTGCTGCCCGCGCCGGTGCGCGAGCGCGTGGTGTGCGACTCGCACGCGGCGCCGCTGGCCGTCGCCATGCTGCTGCTGGAGGCGATGGCCGAGGCGGCGCCGTTGCGCACCCGGGCGCGCCTTGAGGAGTACGCCCGCATGACCGACGAGACGAACGCGTTCCTCGGTCCCTGA
- a CDS encoding DUF4331 domain-containing protein: MELRRHRRVLIALGLAGALAASSVTLLAPDTGDASSHREAPLIAGDPRNDNTDVYAFTSPDKPGTVTLIANWIPFEEPAGGPNFYTFDTRSRYNIKIDNNGNGMPDVTYQWTFRDEDKRGTSTFLYNNGPVTSIDDPNLLFRQRYTLKKFTAKDGWTTVVKDGVVAPSHAGAASMPDYARLREQSLRKLPGGGVSFAGQADEAFFLDLRVFDLLYGGDLSEVGQDTTKGYNVHTIAIQVPKNEVALKNDATRNPVIGVWSTTEKWSPKGYRQVSRLGNPLVNEVVVPAGLKDTFNAISPDKDAGIPAVVKRVTDPELPKLIEGIYKIPAPKTPRDDLAEIYLTGIAKANGPIKADLNSQILNKDADPKKFRPSEMLRLNLAIPPTRTPNRLGVLAGDLQGFPNGRRLGDDVLDISLQAVEGAARTGKLVPALAAGDKVDANDKPFLATFPYIPLPSSVAVNQR, translated from the coding sequence ATGGAACTCCGGAGACACCGGCGTGTCCTGATCGCCCTGGGGCTCGCGGGAGCACTGGCCGCCTCCTCGGTCACCCTGCTCGCCCCGGACACCGGCGACGCGTCCTCGCACCGCGAGGCGCCCCTGATCGCCGGGGACCCGCGCAACGACAACACCGACGTCTACGCCTTCACCAGCCCCGACAAACCCGGCACCGTCACGCTCATCGCCAACTGGATCCCCTTCGAGGAACCCGCGGGCGGGCCGAACTTCTACACCTTCGACACCCGGTCCCGCTACAACATCAAGATCGACAACAACGGCAACGGCATGCCGGACGTCACCTACCAGTGGACGTTCCGCGACGAGGACAAGCGCGGCACCTCCACCTTCCTCTACAACAACGGCCCCGTCACCTCGATCGACGACCCGAACCTGCTGTTCCGCCAGCGCTACACGCTCAAGAAGTTCACCGCCAAGGACGGCTGGACGACCGTCGTCAAGGACGGCGTCGTCGCGCCGAGCCACGCCGGCGCCGCCTCGATGCCCGACTACGCCCGGCTGCGCGAGCAGTCCCTCCGCAAGCTGCCGGGCGGCGGCGTCTCGTTCGCCGGGCAGGCCGACGAGGCGTTCTTCCTCGACCTGCGCGTCTTCGACCTCCTCTACGGCGGCGACCTGTCGGAGGTGGGGCAGGACACCACCAAGGGCTACAACGTCCACACCATCGCCATCCAGGTGCCCAAGAACGAGGTCGCGCTGAAGAACGACGCCACGCGCAACCCCGTAATCGGTGTCTGGTCCACCACCGAGAAGTGGAGCCCGAAGGGCTACCGCCAGGTGTCGCGGCTCGGCAACCCGCTGGTCAACGAGGTCGTCGTGCCCGCCGGGCTGAAGGACACCTTCAACGCGATCAGCCCCGACAAGGACGCGGGCATCCCCGCCGTCGTCAAGCGCGTCACCGACCCCGAGCTGCCCAAGCTCATCGAGGGCATCTACAAGATCCCCGCGCCGAAGACGCCGCGCGACGACCTGGCCGAGATCTACCTGACCGGCATCGCCAAGGCCAACGGCCCGATCAAGGCCGACCTCAACTCGCAGATCCTCAACAAGGACGCCGACCCCAAGAAGTTCCGGCCGTCCGAGATGCTGCGCCTCAACCTGGCGATCCCGCCCACGCGTACCCCCAACCGGCTCGGCGTCCTGGCGGGGGACCTCCAGGGCTTCCCCAACGGCCGCCGACTCGGCGACGACGTCCTGGACATCTCGCTGCAGGCCGTCGAAGGGGCCGCGCGCACGGGCAAGCTCGTCCCCGCCCTCGCCGCGGGCGACAAGGTGGACGCCAACGACAAACCGTTCCTGGCGACGTTCCCGTACATCCCGCTGCCGAGCTCGGTGGCGGTCAACCAGCGGTGA
- a CDS encoding tetratricopeptide repeat protein, whose protein sequence is MATTRLRGRVRTAAVVTAGAVGAALAVTAAATLLPPSGPRGAAAPVPVAPSYGDTPVTSAGLARTVSGLRDRLTRLPRDHQAWASLGAAYVQQARVTADPSSYAQAEAALRRAASLAPDDFAVLTGRAALAAGRHEFAEAVRLADRAVAANPYGAAAYGVLADARTQLGDYARASRAVARMMDLRPGVASFTRASYDAELRGDARRAGALLEAALHDASAPEDIAYCQHYLGELALRGGDLRRADAMYARALRAYPGFVPAMAGRARVAASRGDLERAASGYAAVVARLPLPQHVVEYGEVLERLGRSPAAAWELLRAQRELMRVNGVRDDLTWAEFEADHGSAAVAVRHARAEYARNPNLAAADALAWALHKDGRSREALRYAREATSTGWCNALLLHHRGVIEQALGRNPSPSFSRSKACNARFDPTLPALARFS, encoded by the coding sequence ATGGCCACCACCCGCCTTCGCGGCCGGGTGCGGACGGCGGCCGTCGTGACCGCGGGCGCCGTGGGCGCCGCCCTCGCGGTCACGGCGGCGGCGACCCTGCTCCCGCCCTCCGGCCCGCGCGGCGCCGCCGCGCCCGTCCCCGTCGCCCCGTCCTACGGCGACACGCCCGTCACGTCCGCCGGGCTCGCCCGCACGGTGTCCGGCCTGCGGGACCGGCTCACCCGGCTGCCCAGGGACCACCAGGCGTGGGCGTCCCTCGGCGCCGCCTACGTCCAGCAGGCCAGGGTCACCGCCGACCCGTCCTCCTACGCCCAGGCCGAGGCCGCGCTGCGGCGCGCGGCGTCCCTCGCCCCGGACGACTTCGCCGTCCTCACCGGCCGGGCCGCGCTCGCGGCGGGCCGGCACGAGTTCGCCGAGGCCGTGCGGCTGGCGGACCGGGCCGTCGCCGCCAACCCGTACGGCGCCGCCGCCTACGGCGTGCTGGCCGACGCCCGCACCCAGCTCGGCGACTACGCGCGGGCCTCGCGGGCCGTCGCCCGCATGATGGACCTGCGGCCCGGCGTCGCCTCCTTCACCCGCGCCTCCTACGACGCCGAGCTGCGCGGCGACGCGCGGCGGGCGGGCGCGCTGCTGGAGGCCGCCCTGCACGACGCATCCGCCCCCGAGGACATCGCCTACTGCCAGCACTACCTGGGCGAGCTCGCCCTGCGCGGCGGCGACCTGCGCCGCGCGGACGCGATGTACGCGCGGGCGCTGCGGGCCTACCCCGGGTTCGTGCCCGCCATGGCCGGGCGGGCGCGGGTCGCGGCGTCGCGCGGCGACCTGGAGCGCGCGGCCTCCGGGTACGCCGCCGTGGTCGCCCGGCTTCCCCTCCCCCAGCACGTCGTCGAGTACGGCGAGGTGCTGGAGCGGCTCGGCAGGAGTCCCGCCGCCGCGTGGGAGCTGCTGCGCGCCCAGCGTGAGCTGATGCGCGTGAACGGCGTCCGCGACGACCTCACCTGGGCGGAGTTCGAGGCCGACCACGGCTCCGCCGCCGTGGCCGTACGGCACGCCAGGGCCGAGTACGCGCGCAACCCCAACCTCGCGGCCGCCGACGCGCTCGCCTGGGCGCTGCACAAGGACGGCCGCTCCCGCGAGGCCCTCCGGTACGCGCGCGAGGCCACCTCCACCGGCTGGTGCAACGCGCTGCTCCTCCACCACCGCGGCGTGATCGAACAGGCCCTCGGCCGGAACCCGTCCCCCTCGTTCTCCCGGTCCAAGGCCTGCAATGCCCGCTTCGACCCCACCCTGCCCGCCCTGGCGAGGTTCTCGTGA
- a CDS encoding nickel/cobalt transporter, whose protein sequence is MIAIVLAAVVAAHPLGNFTVNHYDGLKVLPGRVENTAVVDYAELPTLQARASVDADGSGDASPAERAAHAATTCAALAGDQRLVVDGTAVPWRVGRAAFAYEPGQGGLETSRLTCSLWAPARAAASVSFTDSFLGDRIGWREITAAADGVRLDRPPVPAESVSRELRAYPRDLLSGALDQRAVTLRVAPSNAVASPDRSRDAAPGPGDSETGPGAPRFDASATLGIGGPFGDLLAGLDRIFTGLVGASALTVPLGLLAVLLAVVLGAGHALIPGHGKTVMAAYLAGRRGRPRDALVVGATVTATHTAGVLVVGLLVSTFSSLAGDSILAWLGVAGGLLIAALGLRLLWSAIRTRRTDGSGHGHGHGHGHGHGHGHGHGHGFGHGFGHGHGHGHGHGHGHGGGDRSGLIGLGVAGGLVPSPSALIVLLGAMALGRTWFGVALVAAYGLGMAATLTAVGFLLVKLSSRLNRLATARRGLAARLARLTPVGTATMVVVLGAGLAVRGFAGAV, encoded by the coding sequence GTGATCGCGATCGTTCTGGCCGCCGTGGTGGCGGCCCATCCCCTGGGCAACTTCACCGTCAACCACTACGACGGGCTGAAGGTGCTGCCCGGCCGGGTCGAGAACACGGCCGTCGTGGACTACGCCGAGCTGCCGACGCTGCAGGCCCGGGCGTCCGTGGACGCCGACGGGTCCGGGGACGCCTCCCCCGCTGAACGCGCCGCCCACGCCGCGACCACGTGCGCGGCGCTCGCCGGGGATCAGCGCCTGGTCGTGGACGGCACGGCGGTCCCGTGGCGGGTCGGCCGGGCCGCGTTCGCCTACGAACCCGGTCAGGGCGGGCTGGAGACCAGCCGGTTGACCTGTTCCCTGTGGGCGCCGGCGCGCGCCGCCGCGTCGGTGTCCTTCACCGACTCCTTCCTCGGCGACCGCATCGGCTGGCGCGAGATCACCGCCGCCGCCGACGGCGTACGGCTCGACCGTCCACCTGTCCCCGCCGAGAGCGTCAGCCGCGAGTTGCGCGCCTACCCGCGGGACCTGCTGTCGGGCGCCCTCGACCAGCGCGCGGTCACCCTGCGCGTGGCACCGTCGAACGCCGTCGCCTCACCTGATCGTTCCCGGGACGCCGCTCCCGGGCCGGGCGACTCGGAGACCGGGCCCGGCGCACCCCGGTTCGACGCCTCGGCGACGCTCGGGATCGGCGGCCCGTTCGGGGATCTGCTCGCCGGGCTCGACCGGATCTTCACCGGCCTCGTCGGCGCCTCCGCGTTGACGGTGCCGCTCGGACTGCTCGCCGTGCTGCTGGCGGTGGTCCTCGGCGCCGGGCACGCGCTGATCCCCGGGCACGGCAAGACGGTCATGGCCGCCTACCTGGCCGGGCGGCGTGGCCGGCCGCGCGACGCCCTGGTCGTCGGCGCGACCGTGACGGCCACGCACACCGCGGGGGTGCTGGTGGTGGGCCTGCTGGTCAGCACGTTCTCCAGCCTGGCCGGAGACTCGATCCTGGCCTGGCTCGGCGTCGCCGGCGGCCTCCTCATCGCCGCCCTCGGCCTCCGCCTCCTCTGGTCCGCCATCCGGACCCGCCGCACCGACGGGTCCGGCCACGGCCATGGGCATGGACACGGCCATGGACACGGCCATGGACACGGCCATGGACACGGGTTCGGACACGGGTTCGGACATGGACATGGGCATGGGCACGGCCATGGGCACGGGCACGGCGGCGGGGACCGTTCCGGGCTGATCGGGTTGGGGGTGGCGGGTGGGCTGGTGCCGAGCCCGTCGGCGCTGATCGTGCTGCTCGGCGCGATGGCGCTCGGCCGCACCTGGTTCGGCGTCGCGCTGGTCGCCGCCTACGGTCTGGGCATGGCCGCGACGCTCACCGCCGTCGGATTCCTGCTGGTCAAGCTCTCGTCCCGCCTGAACCGCCTGGCGACCGCCCGCCGCGGGCTCGCCGCGCGCCTGGCGCGCCTAACCCCCGTGGGCACGGCCACGATGGTCGTCGTCCTGGGCGCCGGCCTCGCCGTACGCGGCTTCGCCGGCGCGGTCTGA
- a CDS encoding alpha/beta hydrolase, whose protein sequence is MGATLVWVHGGAWAERHASERSREVLSAHGLHVVTATHRLSGEATWPAQLDDVREAARTARAERPGAPVLVGGRSSGGHLALQLGLRGIDAPDDVAGVIAISPPVDPLAADWPEARAAGGPWTRLLGHVPTPLDDVTADATPANHVGNGVPVLLVHGTGDTVVPPAQALDLSNALLASGHPVTTYLTAGDHDVDLTRDDVRTVIASFLTVLAETALPV, encoded by the coding sequence ATGGGGGCGACCTTGGTGTGGGTACACGGGGGTGCGTGGGCGGAGCGCCACGCGAGTGAGCGGTCGCGCGAGGTTCTCTCCGCTCACGGGCTGCACGTGGTGACGGCCACGCACCGGCTGAGCGGCGAGGCCACCTGGCCCGCGCAACTGGACGACGTGCGGGAGGCCGCGCGTACGGCGCGGGCGGAGCGGCCCGGGGCGCCGGTGCTGGTGGGCGGCCGGTCATCCGGCGGCCACCTGGCGCTCCAGCTCGGCCTGCGCGGCATCGACGCCCCCGACGACGTGGCGGGCGTGATCGCGATCTCGCCGCCCGTCGACCCGCTCGCCGCCGACTGGCCCGAGGCCCGTGCCGCGGGCGGCCCGTGGACGCGGCTCCTCGGCCACGTCCCCACCCCGCTGGACGACGTCACCGCCGACGCGACTCCCGCCAACCACGTCGGCAACGGCGTCCCCGTCCTGCTCGTGCACGGGACCGGCGACACGGTGGTGCCCCCGGCGCAGGCGCTGGACCTGAGCAACGCCCTGCTGGCCTCCGGCCACCCCGTGACGACCTACCTCACCGCCGGCGACCACGACGTCGACCTGACCCGCGACGACGTCCGAACCGTCATCGCGTCCTTCCTCACCGTCCTCGCCGAGACCGCCCTCCCGGTCTGA
- a CDS encoding CsbD family protein yields the protein MGLLEKWKMRELKAKAKRRLGATTGNRTLAAEGRTEEAEARLLQTETRIKETAAEIREKYARR from the coding sequence ATGGGCCTGCTGGAGAAGTGGAAGATGCGCGAGCTGAAGGCCAAGGCCAAGCGACGGCTCGGCGCGACCACCGGGAACCGCACCCTGGCCGCCGAAGGCCGCACCGAGGAGGCCGAGGCCCGGCTTCTGCAGACCGAGACCCGCATCAAGGAGACCGCCGCCGAGATCCGCGAGAAGTACGCCCGGCGCTGA